The following coding sequences lie in one Arachis ipaensis cultivar K30076 chromosome B05, Araip1.1, whole genome shotgun sequence genomic window:
- the LOC107644280 gene encoding LEAF RUST 10 DISEASE-RESISTANCE LOCUS RECEPTOR-LIKE PROTEIN KINASE-like 2.1 isoform X2, whose amino-acid sequence MLKLALFFLLVLFPLLFHSSLGNNIINTTSSSTLCGTKSCPNGPNISYPFWLSHGSPPQEYCGYPEFGLICLDDGNTIFSPPPGLYYYVKHIDYDNHSIKLIDFDTTNQTCPRALHGFPIGNLPLSHSSLNLNLSFYYNCSTSTTSHPSNVPDISCLRQGSKESFVFLKGNESKGFDWSERCEENVDVTVMKDEISSNGGEYGLVSEFGRAMNEGFVLEWETEQTCKECEASEGYCGYSSTNKQILCFCKDGTVRTDNCRAGESKSRLSKLIIGLIAAGIGVLPITCIILYIFRHKLSPIMPEILKISNNDQDIEAFMKTHGPISIKRYTYSDIKKMTNSFESKLGEGGYGEVYKGFLNNGGPVAVKLLKASKGNGEEFINEVMSISKTSHVNIVALLGFCLKGNKKKALVYEYMPNGSLEKYIHNNDPVTNPPLSWERLHRIAKGIARGLEYLHRGCNTRILHFDIKPNNILLDKNFNPKISDFGLAKLCSKTHSIVTMLDARGTIGYIAPEVWNRHFGGVSHKSDVYSYGMMILEMVGGKHNNTNAEVTSHSSELYFPHWIYKHIESDKSSVAWQGATMSNEEGKIVRKMIIVGLWCIQTIPSERPPMSRVIEMLEGSIDLLQSPPKPFNFSPTQTKAEYCATSSTDDSFSPTD is encoded by the exons ATGTTGAAACTTGCATTGTTCTTCCTCTTAGTTCTGTTCCCATTGTTGTTCCATAGTTCCTTAGGCAACAACATCATCAACACCACTTCATCTTCAACACTTTGTGGCACAAAATCTTGCCCCAATGGACCTAACATAAGTTACCCTTTTTGGCTCTCACATGGTTCTCCCCCTCAAGAATATTGTGGCTACCCAGAATTCGGTTTAATATGCTTAGACGATGGCAACACCATTTTCTCTCCACCACCAGGTTTATACTATTATGTTAAGCACATAGACTATGATAACCATAGCATTAAGCTTATTGATTTCGACACCACAAACCAAACATGTCCAAGGGCACTTCATGGTTTTCCAATAGGGAACTTACCTCtttctcattcttcattgaaCTTGAACCTTAGCTTTTACTATAACTGTTCTACTTCTACTACTTCACACCCTTCTAATGTTCCTGATATAAGTTGTTTGAGGCAAGGGTCAAAAGAGTCTTTTGTGTTCTTGAAGGGGAATGAGAGCAAGGGTTTTGATTGGTCAGAGAGGTGTGAGGAGAATGTTGATGTGACAGTGATGAAGGATGAAATTAGTAGTAATGGTGGTGAATATGGTTTGGTGAGTGAGTTTGGTAGGGCTATGAATGAAGGGTTTGTGCTTGAATGGGAAACTGAACAGACTTGCAAAGAGTGTGAGGCTTCTGAGGGATATTGTGGATACAGTAGTACTAACAAACAGATCTTGTGTTTCTGCAAGGATGGTACTGTGAGGACCGACAATTGTCGAG CAGGGGAAAGCAAGAGCAGGTTGTCGAAATTAATTATAG GTTTAATAGCTGCAGGAATTGGAGTATTACCTATAACATGCATCATACTTTACATTTTTAGACACAAACTATCACCAATCATGCCAGAAATTTTGAAGATCAGCAATAACGACCAAGATATTGAGGCCTTCATGAAGACTCATGGACCCATATCCATAAAAAGATACACTTATTCAGATATCAAGAAGATGACCAATTCTTTCGAGTCGAAACTCGGGGAAGGTGGTTATGGAGAAGTATATAAAGGATTCCTTAACAATGGTGGTCCTGTGGCTGTAAAGCTTCTCAAAGCTTCCAAAGGGAATGGTGAGGAGTTCATCAATGAGGTCATGAGTATTAGTAAAACATCTCATGTAAACATTGTTGCATTGCTCGGATTTTGTCTCAAAGGTAACAAGAAAAAAGCTCTTGTCTATGAATACATGCCAAATGGATCGCTTGAAAAGTATATACATAACAATGATCCTGTAACCAATCCACCTTTGAGTTGGGAAAGGCTACACCGGATTGCAAAAGGGATAGCTCGAGGGCTAGAATACTTGCACCGAGGTTGCAACACGAGGATTCTCCATTTCGACATAAAACCAAACAACATCCTCCTAGACAAGAACTTTAACCCTAAAATCTCGGATTTCGGGTTGGCTAAGCTCTGCTCAAAGACACATAGCATTGTCACAATGTTGGATGCTAGAGGGACAATAGGGTACATAGCTCCAGAAGTATGGAACAGACATTTTGGTGGAGTATCGCATAAATCTGATGTATATAGTTACGGAATGATGATTCTAGAAATGGTTGGAGGGAAGCATAATAACACAAATGCTGAGGTAACTAGTCATTCTAGTGAGTTGTATTTTCCACATTGGATATACAAGCATATTGAAAGTGACAAGAGTAGTGTGGCATGGCAAGGTGCTACTATGAGCAATGAGGAAGGTAAGATAGTGAGAAAAATGATCATTGTAGGGTTGTGGTGCATTCAAACAATTCCATCAGAAAGACCTCCAATGAGTAGAGTCATTGAAATGCTTGAAGGAAGCATTGATTTGTTGCAAAGTCCACCTAAGCCTTTCAACTTTTCCCCAACTCAAACCAAAGCGGAATATTGTGCAACTTCTAGCACCGATGATTCATTTTCCCCTACTGATTAA
- the LOC107644281 gene encoding protein SAR DEFICIENT 1, with product MAAKRFLDDSDDRDQDKPNDKRFRSNRPTLASVITEVVTMKNLQNLFSVALEPVLKRVVSEEVDRAMRQWCSCSSSSRSLTRTPSLRIKAFDDDQPSSTLQLVFSKRLSLPIFTGSRILDVEGNPISILLMDKSSGQMVPTSLPHPIKLELLVLDGDFPLSDNDNSSSSSSSSCGWSSEEFNSRIVKERTGKRPLLAGELNLTMRDGIAPTGDIEFTDNSSWIRSRKFRVAVRVAPGTNHHALAIREGITEAFVVKDHRGELYKKHHPPMLNDEVWRLEKIGKDGAFHKKLSSEGIKTVQDFLKLSVIDPHRLRKILGIGMSDKMWEVTIKHAKTCEMGSKIYIYRGPHFTLFLNPICQLIKADVNGHTFPTKELTNLNRTYIEKLVREAYAKWQNLEEFDGVLNDNIALLTQGDANMEQYQNNHPGSVVTYDSNDYYGDKSTASYVPSNNNNDNSALIMGSMEWSLNNSNPGYTTASFTNGFPYGFSSGSQSDGDITPTSGCVIDEAPRRHI from the exons atggcGGCGAAAAGGTTTTTGGATGATTCTGATGATCGAGACCAAGATAAGCCAAACGACAAACGGTTTAGATCTAATAGACCTACTTTGGCTTC GGTAATAACCGAAGTTGTTACAATGAAAAACTTGCAAAACTTGTTTTCAGTAGCCTTGGAACCTGTGCTCAAGAGAGTG GTGAGTGAAGAGGTTGATAGAGCGATGAGGCAATGGTGTTCTTGTTCTTCGTCGTCAAGGTCCTTAACAAGGACACCATCATTGAGAATCAAAGCATTTGACGATGATCAACCATCATCAACCTTGCAACTGGTCTTCAGCAAGAGGCTATCCCTTCCAATCTTCACCGGAAGCCGAATCCTCGACGTCGAAGGCAACCCTATAAGCATACTTCTGATGGACAAGAGCAGTGGCCAGATGGTTCCAACAAGCCTCCCACACCCAATCAAGCTGGAACTCCTCGTCCTCGACGGCGATTTCCCTCTTTCTGATAATGACaactcttcttcatcttcttcgtcTTCTTGTGGTTGGAGTAGTGAAGAATTCAATAGCCGCATAGTGAAGGAGAGAACTGGCAAGAGACCTTTGCTTGCCGGAGAGTTGAACCTCACCATGAGGGATGGCATTGCACCAACTGGGGACATTGAGTTCACCGATAATAGTAGCTGGATTCGCAGCCGGAAGTTCCGGGTTGCCGTTAGGGTGGCTCCGGGGACTAACCACCATGCTCTTGCAATTCGAGAAGGCATTACTGAAGCTTTTGTTGTCAAGGATCACCGTGGAGAAT TGTATAAAAAACATCATCCACCAATGCTAAATGACGAAGTGTGGCGGCTAGAAAAGATTGGAAAAGATGGAGCTTTCCACAAAAAATTGAGCTCAGAAGGGATCAAAACTGTTCAAGACTTTCTCAAACTATCAGTTATTGATCCTCATAGGCTAAGAAAG ATTTTGGGCATTGGGATGTCAGATAAAATGTGGGAAGTGACAATCAAGCATGCAAAGACTTGTGAAATGGGAAGCAAGATCTACATCTACCGTGGCCCTCATTTCACTCTTTTTCTTAATCCAATTTGCCAATTAATTAAAGCTGATGTCAATGGCCACACATTTCCTACCAAAGAGCTTACCAATTTGAATAGG acttatatagagaagttggTGAGAGAAGCATACGCTAAATGGCAAAACTTGGAGGAATTTGATGGGGTTTTGAATGATAACATTGCTTTGTTAACCCAAG gtGATGCAAATATGGAGCAATATCAAAATAATCATCCAGGTTCGGTGGTAACATATGATAGCAACGATTATTATGGTGACAAATCTACTGCCAGCTATGTACCaagtaataacaacaatgatAATAGTGCACTAATAATGGGGTCCATGGAGTGGTCCCTGAATAATAGTAACCCAGGATACACCACAGCATCATTCACCAATGGATTTCCCTATGGATTTTCATCAGGATCTCAATCGGACGGTGATATAACACCCACTTCAGGTTGTGTCATTGACGAGGCTCCAAGGAGACATATTTAG
- the LOC107644280 gene encoding LEAF RUST 10 DISEASE-RESISTANCE LOCUS RECEPTOR-LIKE PROTEIN KINASE-like 2.1 isoform X1, with protein sequence MLKLALFFLLVLFPLLFHSSLGNNIINTTSSSTLCGTKSCPNGPNISYPFWLSHGSPPQEYCGYPEFGLICLDDGNTIFSPPPGLYYYVKHIDYDNHSIKLIDFDTTNQTCPRALHGFPIGNLPLSHSSLNLNLSFYYNCSTSTTSHPSNVPDISCLRQGSKESFVFLKGNESKGFDWSERCEENVDVTVMKDEISSNGGEYGLVSEFGRAMNEGFVLEWETEQTCKECEASEGYCGYSSTNKQILCFCKDGTVRTDNCRVAGESKSRLSKLIIGLIAAGIGVLPITCIILYIFRHKLSPIMPEILKISNNDQDIEAFMKTHGPISIKRYTYSDIKKMTNSFESKLGEGGYGEVYKGFLNNGGPVAVKLLKASKGNGEEFINEVMSISKTSHVNIVALLGFCLKGNKKKALVYEYMPNGSLEKYIHNNDPVTNPPLSWERLHRIAKGIARGLEYLHRGCNTRILHFDIKPNNILLDKNFNPKISDFGLAKLCSKTHSIVTMLDARGTIGYIAPEVWNRHFGGVSHKSDVYSYGMMILEMVGGKHNNTNAEVTSHSSELYFPHWIYKHIESDKSSVAWQGATMSNEEGKIVRKMIIVGLWCIQTIPSERPPMSRVIEMLEGSIDLLQSPPKPFNFSPTQTKAEYCATSSTDDSFSPTD encoded by the exons ATGTTGAAACTTGCATTGTTCTTCCTCTTAGTTCTGTTCCCATTGTTGTTCCATAGTTCCTTAGGCAACAACATCATCAACACCACTTCATCTTCAACACTTTGTGGCACAAAATCTTGCCCCAATGGACCTAACATAAGTTACCCTTTTTGGCTCTCACATGGTTCTCCCCCTCAAGAATATTGTGGCTACCCAGAATTCGGTTTAATATGCTTAGACGATGGCAACACCATTTTCTCTCCACCACCAGGTTTATACTATTATGTTAAGCACATAGACTATGATAACCATAGCATTAAGCTTATTGATTTCGACACCACAAACCAAACATGTCCAAGGGCACTTCATGGTTTTCCAATAGGGAACTTACCTCtttctcattcttcattgaaCTTGAACCTTAGCTTTTACTATAACTGTTCTACTTCTACTACTTCACACCCTTCTAATGTTCCTGATATAAGTTGTTTGAGGCAAGGGTCAAAAGAGTCTTTTGTGTTCTTGAAGGGGAATGAGAGCAAGGGTTTTGATTGGTCAGAGAGGTGTGAGGAGAATGTTGATGTGACAGTGATGAAGGATGAAATTAGTAGTAATGGTGGTGAATATGGTTTGGTGAGTGAGTTTGGTAGGGCTATGAATGAAGGGTTTGTGCTTGAATGGGAAACTGAACAGACTTGCAAAGAGTGTGAGGCTTCTGAGGGATATTGTGGATACAGTAGTACTAACAAACAGATCTTGTGTTTCTGCAAGGATGGTACTGTGAGGACCGACAATTGTCGAG TAGCAGGGGAAAGCAAGAGCAGGTTGTCGAAATTAATTATAG GTTTAATAGCTGCAGGAATTGGAGTATTACCTATAACATGCATCATACTTTACATTTTTAGACACAAACTATCACCAATCATGCCAGAAATTTTGAAGATCAGCAATAACGACCAAGATATTGAGGCCTTCATGAAGACTCATGGACCCATATCCATAAAAAGATACACTTATTCAGATATCAAGAAGATGACCAATTCTTTCGAGTCGAAACTCGGGGAAGGTGGTTATGGAGAAGTATATAAAGGATTCCTTAACAATGGTGGTCCTGTGGCTGTAAAGCTTCTCAAAGCTTCCAAAGGGAATGGTGAGGAGTTCATCAATGAGGTCATGAGTATTAGTAAAACATCTCATGTAAACATTGTTGCATTGCTCGGATTTTGTCTCAAAGGTAACAAGAAAAAAGCTCTTGTCTATGAATACATGCCAAATGGATCGCTTGAAAAGTATATACATAACAATGATCCTGTAACCAATCCACCTTTGAGTTGGGAAAGGCTACACCGGATTGCAAAAGGGATAGCTCGAGGGCTAGAATACTTGCACCGAGGTTGCAACACGAGGATTCTCCATTTCGACATAAAACCAAACAACATCCTCCTAGACAAGAACTTTAACCCTAAAATCTCGGATTTCGGGTTGGCTAAGCTCTGCTCAAAGACACATAGCATTGTCACAATGTTGGATGCTAGAGGGACAATAGGGTACATAGCTCCAGAAGTATGGAACAGACATTTTGGTGGAGTATCGCATAAATCTGATGTATATAGTTACGGAATGATGATTCTAGAAATGGTTGGAGGGAAGCATAATAACACAAATGCTGAGGTAACTAGTCATTCTAGTGAGTTGTATTTTCCACATTGGATATACAAGCATATTGAAAGTGACAAGAGTAGTGTGGCATGGCAAGGTGCTACTATGAGCAATGAGGAAGGTAAGATAGTGAGAAAAATGATCATTGTAGGGTTGTGGTGCATTCAAACAATTCCATCAGAAAGACCTCCAATGAGTAGAGTCATTGAAATGCTTGAAGGAAGCATTGATTTGTTGCAAAGTCCACCTAAGCCTTTCAACTTTTCCCCAACTCAAACCAAAGCGGAATATTGTGCAACTTCTAGCACCGATGATTCATTTTCCCCTACTGATTAA
- the LOC107644280 gene encoding LEAF RUST 10 DISEASE-RESISTANCE LOCUS RECEPTOR-LIKE PROTEIN KINASE-like 2.1 isoform X3, which produces MLKLALFFLLVLFPLLFHSSLGNNIINTTSSSTLCGTKSCPNGPNISYPFWLSHGSPPQEYCGYPEFGLICLDDGNTIFSPPPGLYYYVKHIDYDNHSIKLIDFDTTNQTCPRALHGFPIGNLPLSHSSLNLNLSFYYNCSTSTTSHPSNVPDISCLRQGSKESFVFLKGNESKGFDWSERCEENVDVTVMKDEISSNGGEYGLVSEFGRAMNEGFVLEWETEQTCKECEASEGYCGYSSTNKQILCFCKDGTVRTDNCRGESKSRLSKLIIGLIAAGIGVLPITCIILYIFRHKLSPIMPEILKISNNDQDIEAFMKTHGPISIKRYTYSDIKKMTNSFESKLGEGGYGEVYKGFLNNGGPVAVKLLKASKGNGEEFINEVMSISKTSHVNIVALLGFCLKGNKKKALVYEYMPNGSLEKYIHNNDPVTNPPLSWERLHRIAKGIARGLEYLHRGCNTRILHFDIKPNNILLDKNFNPKISDFGLAKLCSKTHSIVTMLDARGTIGYIAPEVWNRHFGGVSHKSDVYSYGMMILEMVGGKHNNTNAEVTSHSSELYFPHWIYKHIESDKSSVAWQGATMSNEEGKIVRKMIIVGLWCIQTIPSERPPMSRVIEMLEGSIDLLQSPPKPFNFSPTQTKAEYCATSSTDDSFSPTD; this is translated from the exons ATGTTGAAACTTGCATTGTTCTTCCTCTTAGTTCTGTTCCCATTGTTGTTCCATAGTTCCTTAGGCAACAACATCATCAACACCACTTCATCTTCAACACTTTGTGGCACAAAATCTTGCCCCAATGGACCTAACATAAGTTACCCTTTTTGGCTCTCACATGGTTCTCCCCCTCAAGAATATTGTGGCTACCCAGAATTCGGTTTAATATGCTTAGACGATGGCAACACCATTTTCTCTCCACCACCAGGTTTATACTATTATGTTAAGCACATAGACTATGATAACCATAGCATTAAGCTTATTGATTTCGACACCACAAACCAAACATGTCCAAGGGCACTTCATGGTTTTCCAATAGGGAACTTACCTCtttctcattcttcattgaaCTTGAACCTTAGCTTTTACTATAACTGTTCTACTTCTACTACTTCACACCCTTCTAATGTTCCTGATATAAGTTGTTTGAGGCAAGGGTCAAAAGAGTCTTTTGTGTTCTTGAAGGGGAATGAGAGCAAGGGTTTTGATTGGTCAGAGAGGTGTGAGGAGAATGTTGATGTGACAGTGATGAAGGATGAAATTAGTAGTAATGGTGGTGAATATGGTTTGGTGAGTGAGTTTGGTAGGGCTATGAATGAAGGGTTTGTGCTTGAATGGGAAACTGAACAGACTTGCAAAGAGTGTGAGGCTTCTGAGGGATATTGTGGATACAGTAGTACTAACAAACAGATCTTGTGTTTCTGCAAGGATGGTACTGTGAGGACCGACAATTGTCGAG GGGAAAGCAAGAGCAGGTTGTCGAAATTAATTATAG GTTTAATAGCTGCAGGAATTGGAGTATTACCTATAACATGCATCATACTTTACATTTTTAGACACAAACTATCACCAATCATGCCAGAAATTTTGAAGATCAGCAATAACGACCAAGATATTGAGGCCTTCATGAAGACTCATGGACCCATATCCATAAAAAGATACACTTATTCAGATATCAAGAAGATGACCAATTCTTTCGAGTCGAAACTCGGGGAAGGTGGTTATGGAGAAGTATATAAAGGATTCCTTAACAATGGTGGTCCTGTGGCTGTAAAGCTTCTCAAAGCTTCCAAAGGGAATGGTGAGGAGTTCATCAATGAGGTCATGAGTATTAGTAAAACATCTCATGTAAACATTGTTGCATTGCTCGGATTTTGTCTCAAAGGTAACAAGAAAAAAGCTCTTGTCTATGAATACATGCCAAATGGATCGCTTGAAAAGTATATACATAACAATGATCCTGTAACCAATCCACCTTTGAGTTGGGAAAGGCTACACCGGATTGCAAAAGGGATAGCTCGAGGGCTAGAATACTTGCACCGAGGTTGCAACACGAGGATTCTCCATTTCGACATAAAACCAAACAACATCCTCCTAGACAAGAACTTTAACCCTAAAATCTCGGATTTCGGGTTGGCTAAGCTCTGCTCAAAGACACATAGCATTGTCACAATGTTGGATGCTAGAGGGACAATAGGGTACATAGCTCCAGAAGTATGGAACAGACATTTTGGTGGAGTATCGCATAAATCTGATGTATATAGTTACGGAATGATGATTCTAGAAATGGTTGGAGGGAAGCATAATAACACAAATGCTGAGGTAACTAGTCATTCTAGTGAGTTGTATTTTCCACATTGGATATACAAGCATATTGAAAGTGACAAGAGTAGTGTGGCATGGCAAGGTGCTACTATGAGCAATGAGGAAGGTAAGATAGTGAGAAAAATGATCATTGTAGGGTTGTGGTGCATTCAAACAATTCCATCAGAAAGACCTCCAATGAGTAGAGTCATTGAAATGCTTGAAGGAAGCATTGATTTGTTGCAAAGTCCACCTAAGCCTTTCAACTTTTCCCCAACTCAAACCAAAGCGGAATATTGTGCAACTTCTAGCACCGATGATTCATTTTCCCCTACTGATTAA